The following proteins are encoded in a genomic region of Channa argus isolate prfri chromosome 3, Channa argus male v1.0, whole genome shotgun sequence:
- the LOC137124110 gene encoding CD209 antigen-like protein C — protein MEEMNVNVEYDKSVYSNPSTNQTGPGSSDRRLYKAVVLCLGLMNVFLLAGLIVRGVHYYNSPQRAAAELSTIKDQLTELLQDIKNKVSSLTEERDQLNPGLNETAEELNKCQNKTCPAGWKKFSYSFYFFSTEFGSWTKGRDDCRKRGADLVVITSAEEQKFLSEFTRMATWIGLSDREREGTWRWIDGTTQTFENWDVGEPSDNKWHSLNGEDCAEINVQKGYRWNDAFCEVPQRWICEKNV, from the exons ATGGAGGAAATGAATGTCAATGTTGAATATGACAAGTCTGTTTACTCAAATCcttcaacaaatcagacag gtcCTGGGAGCTCAGACAGGAGACTTTATAAAGCTGTTGTTCTCTGTCTGGGGCTGATGAATGTTTTCCTGTTGGCTGGACTCATCGTCCGCggtgtccact ATTATAACTCACCACAACGTGCAGCTGCAGAACTCTCCACCATCAAAGACCAGCTGACTGAACTTCTACAGGACATTAAGAACAAAGTGTCTTCactgactgaagagagagaccagctgaatcCTGGACTCAATGAAACAGCTGAGGAACTGAACAAGTgtcaga ACAAAACGTGTCCTGCAGGATGGAAGAAGTTCAGCTActccttttatttcttctccACTGAGTTTGGTTCATGGACGAAAGGCAGAGACgactgcagaaagagaggagcagacCTGGTGGTCATTACCAGTGCTGAAGAACAG AAATTCCTCTCTGAATTCACCAGAATGGCAACTTGGATTGGtttgagtgacagagagagagaggggaccTGGAGATGGATCGATGGAACTACACAGACTTTTGA GAACTGGGATGTGGGAGAACCCAGTGATAACAAATGGCATTCGTTAAACGGAGAGGACTGTGCAGAAATTAATGTTCAAAAAGGTTATAGGTGGAATGATGCGTTCTGTGAAGTACCTCAGCgatggatctgtgagaaaaacgTGTAA